In Canis lupus dingo isolate Sandy chromosome 27, ASM325472v2, whole genome shotgun sequence, one genomic interval encodes:
- the TULP3 gene encoding tubby-related protein 3 isoform X8 encodes MVQPNPEARLRRSKPRGIDGPAAFLKPDAQDLETKLHVVSVDSSAVEEDTEGSVDGEGTLDTVSKPDLQEILQKHGISGSLNFDEEETDGEEEGKKLCHSPYSVAERPNSASSQKSTTDTGASGSASQQTDNQLGEVENLEDFAYSPAPRGITVKCRITRDKKGMDRGLFPTYYMHLEKDENRKIFLLAGRKRKKSKTSNYLISTDPTDLSREGESYIGKLRSNLMGTKFTVYDHGVSPTKAQGLVEKAYVRQELAAICYETNVLGFKGPRKMSVIIPGMNMNHERIPFQPRNDHESLLSKWQNKTMENLIELHNKAPVWNDDTQSYVLNFHGRVTQASVKNFQIVHDNDPDYIVMQFGRVADDVFTLDYNYPLCALQAFAIGLSSFDSKLACE; translated from the exons ATGGTACAACCAAATCCAGAAGCCAGGCTACGTCGATCAAAGCCAAGAG GCATTGATGGTCCAGCTGCCTTcttgaagccagatgctcaagaTTTGGAAACCAAACTTCATGTTGTCTCAGTAGACTCTTCTGCTGTGGAAGAGGATACCGAAGGAAGTGTTGATGGAGAAGGCACTTTGGATACTGTGTCCAAGCCAGATCTCCAGGAGATTCTCCAAAAACATG GTATCTCAGGTAGTTTGAACTTTGATGAAGAGGAGACcgatggggaggaagaaggaaaaaaactatgTCATTCACCATATTCAGTGGCAGAGAGACCCAATTCTGCTTCTAGCCAGAAATCAACCACA GATACAGGAGCTTCTGGTTCTGCATCCCAACAAACTGATAACCAGCTGGGAGAAGTGGAGAATTTAGAGGACTTTGCATATAGTCCTGCCCCTCGGGGTATTACAGTAAAGTGTCGGATAACCAGGGATAAAAAAGGAATGGACAGGGGTCTCTTCCCCACTTACTATATGCACTTGGAAAAGGATGAAAATCGGAAG atatttcttCTTGCGGGTAGAAAGCGGAAAAAGAGCAAAACATCTAACTACCTTATTTCCACTGATCCAACAGATTTATCTCGTGAAGGGGAAAGTTATATTGGCAAGCTCAG ATCCAACCTCATGGGGACCAAGTTTACAGTTTATGACCATGGTGTCAGCCCAACCAAGGCCCAAGGCCTGGTAGAAAAGGCCTATGTCCGGCAGGAGTTGGCAGCCATCTGTTAC GAAACAAATGTACTTGGATTTAAAGGTCCTAGGAAAATGTCTGTGATCATTCCAGGGATGAATATGAATCACGAACGGATCCCATTTCAGCCACGAAAT GACCACGAGAGCTTGCTTTCCAAATGGCAAAACAAAACCATGGAGAACTTGATTGAACTGCACAACAAGGCCCCGGTCTGGAATGATGACACACAGTCCTATGTCCTGAACTTCCATGGCCGGGTCACTCAGGCATCTGTGAAGAACTTTCAGATAGTCCATGACAATGACC ctGACTACATAGTCATGCAGTTTGGACGTGTGGCAGACGATGTGTTCACCCTGGACTACAACTACCCGCTGTGTGCACTTCAGGCCTTTGCCATTGGCCTTTCTAGCTTTGACAGCAAGCTAGCCTGTGAATGA
- the TULP3 gene encoding tubby-related protein 3 isoform X7, which translates to MEASRCRLGPRGDSAFEDETMKLRQLKLDNQRALLEKKQRKKRLEPLMVQPNPEARLRRSKPRGSEEQTPLVEPHTPQNEVILHGIDGPAAFLKPDAQDLETKLHVVSVDSSAVEEDTEGSVDGEGTLDTVSKPDLQEILQKHGISGSLNFDEEETDGEEEGKKLCHSPYSVAERPNSASSQKSTTIFLLAGRKRKKSKTSNYLISTDPTDLSREGESYIGKLRSNLMGTKFTVYDHGVSPTKAQGLVEKAYVRQELAAICYETNVLGFKGPRKMSVIIPGMNMNHERIPFQPRNDHESLLSKWQNKTMENLIELHNKAPVWNDDTQSYVLNFHGRVTQASVKNFQIVHDNDPDYIVMQFGRVADDVFTLDYNYPLCALQAFAIGLSSFDSKLACE; encoded by the exons agagCCCTGctggagaagaagcagagaaaaaagcGCCTTGAGCCGCTCATGGTACAACCAAATCCAGAAGCCAGGCTACGTCGATCAAAGCCAAGAGGTAGCGAGGAGCAAACTCCTTTGGTGGAACCTCATACCCCACAGAACGAGGTCATCCTACATG GCATTGATGGTCCAGCTGCCTTcttgaagccagatgctcaagaTTTGGAAACCAAACTTCATGTTGTCTCAGTAGACTCTTCTGCTGTGGAAGAGGATACCGAAGGAAGTGTTGATGGAGAAGGCACTTTGGATACTGTGTCCAAGCCAGATCTCCAGGAGATTCTCCAAAAACATG GTATCTCAGGTAGTTTGAACTTTGATGAAGAGGAGACcgatggggaggaagaaggaaaaaaactatgTCATTCACCATATTCAGTGGCAGAGAGACCCAATTCTGCTTCTAGCCAGAAATCAACCACA atatttcttCTTGCGGGTAGAAAGCGGAAAAAGAGCAAAACATCTAACTACCTTATTTCCACTGATCCAACAGATTTATCTCGTGAAGGGGAAAGTTATATTGGCAAGCTCAG ATCCAACCTCATGGGGACCAAGTTTACAGTTTATGACCATGGTGTCAGCCCAACCAAGGCCCAAGGCCTGGTAGAAAAGGCCTATGTCCGGCAGGAGTTGGCAGCCATCTGTTAC GAAACAAATGTACTTGGATTTAAAGGTCCTAGGAAAATGTCTGTGATCATTCCAGGGATGAATATGAATCACGAACGGATCCCATTTCAGCCACGAAAT GACCACGAGAGCTTGCTTTCCAAATGGCAAAACAAAACCATGGAGAACTTGATTGAACTGCACAACAAGGCCCCGGTCTGGAATGATGACACACAGTCCTATGTCCTGAACTTCCATGGCCGGGTCACTCAGGCATCTGTGAAGAACTTTCAGATAGTCCATGACAATGACC ctGACTACATAGTCATGCAGTTTGGACGTGTGGCAGACGATGTGTTCACCCTGGACTACAACTACCCGCTGTGTGCACTTCAGGCCTTTGCCATTGGCCTTTCTAGCTTTGACAGCAAGCTAGCCTGTGAATGA
- the TULP3 gene encoding tubby-related protein 3 isoform X6: MRALLEKKQRKKRLEPLMVQPNPEARLRRSKPRGIDGPAAFLKPDAQDLETKLHVVSVDSSAVEEDTEGSVDGEGTLDTVSKPDLQEILQKHGISGSLNFDEEETDGEEEGKKLCHSPYSVAERPNSASSQKSTTDTGASGSASQQTDNQLGEVENLEDFAYSPAPRGITVKCRITRDKKGMDRGLFPTYYMHLEKDENRKIFLLAGRKRKKSKTSNYLISTDPTDLSREGESYIGKLRSNLMGTKFTVYDHGVSPTKAQGLVEKAYVRQELAAICYETNVLGFKGPRKMSVIIPGMNMNHERIPFQPRNDHESLLSKWQNKTMENLIELHNKAPVWNDDTQSYVLNFHGRVTQASVKNFQIVHDNDPDYIVMQFGRVADDVFTLDYNYPLCALQAFAIGLSSFDSKLACE, encoded by the exons agagCCCTGctggagaagaagcagagaaaaaagcGCCTTGAGCCGCTCATGGTACAACCAAATCCAGAAGCCAGGCTACGTCGATCAAAGCCAAGAG GCATTGATGGTCCAGCTGCCTTcttgaagccagatgctcaagaTTTGGAAACCAAACTTCATGTTGTCTCAGTAGACTCTTCTGCTGTGGAAGAGGATACCGAAGGAAGTGTTGATGGAGAAGGCACTTTGGATACTGTGTCCAAGCCAGATCTCCAGGAGATTCTCCAAAAACATG GTATCTCAGGTAGTTTGAACTTTGATGAAGAGGAGACcgatggggaggaagaaggaaaaaaactatgTCATTCACCATATTCAGTGGCAGAGAGACCCAATTCTGCTTCTAGCCAGAAATCAACCACA GATACAGGAGCTTCTGGTTCTGCATCCCAACAAACTGATAACCAGCTGGGAGAAGTGGAGAATTTAGAGGACTTTGCATATAGTCCTGCCCCTCGGGGTATTACAGTAAAGTGTCGGATAACCAGGGATAAAAAAGGAATGGACAGGGGTCTCTTCCCCACTTACTATATGCACTTGGAAAAGGATGAAAATCGGAAG atatttcttCTTGCGGGTAGAAAGCGGAAAAAGAGCAAAACATCTAACTACCTTATTTCCACTGATCCAACAGATTTATCTCGTGAAGGGGAAAGTTATATTGGCAAGCTCAG ATCCAACCTCATGGGGACCAAGTTTACAGTTTATGACCATGGTGTCAGCCCAACCAAGGCCCAAGGCCTGGTAGAAAAGGCCTATGTCCGGCAGGAGTTGGCAGCCATCTGTTAC GAAACAAATGTACTTGGATTTAAAGGTCCTAGGAAAATGTCTGTGATCATTCCAGGGATGAATATGAATCACGAACGGATCCCATTTCAGCCACGAAAT GACCACGAGAGCTTGCTTTCCAAATGGCAAAACAAAACCATGGAGAACTTGATTGAACTGCACAACAAGGCCCCGGTCTGGAATGATGACACACAGTCCTATGTCCTGAACTTCCATGGCCGGGTCACTCAGGCATCTGTGAAGAACTTTCAGATAGTCCATGACAATGACC ctGACTACATAGTCATGCAGTTTGGACGTGTGGCAGACGATGTGTTCACCCTGGACTACAACTACCCGCTGTGTGCACTTCAGGCCTTTGCCATTGGCCTTTCTAGCTTTGACAGCAAGCTAGCCTGTGAATGA
- the TULP3 gene encoding tubby-related protein 3 isoform X2, whose amino-acid sequence MKLRQLKLDNQRALLEKKQRKKRLEPLMVQPNPEARLRRSKPRGSEEQTPLVEPHTPQNEVILHGIDGPAAFLKPDAQDLETKLHVVSVDSSAVEEDTEGSVDGEGTLDTVSKPDLQEILQKHGISGSLNFDEEETDGEEEGKKLCHSPYSVAERPNSASSQKSTTDTGASGSASQQTDNQLGEVENLEDFAYSPAPRGITVKCRITRDKKGMDRGLFPTYYMHLEKDENRKIFLLAGRKRKKSKTSNYLISTDPTDLSREGESYIGKLRSNLMGTKFTVYDHGVSPTKAQGLVEKAYVRQELAAICYETNVLGFKGPRKMSVIIPGMNMNHERIPFQPRNDHESLLSKWQNKTMENLIELHNKAPVWNDDTQSYVLNFHGRVTQASVKNFQIVHDNDPDYIVMQFGRVADDVFTLDYNYPLCALQAFAIGLSSFDSKLACE is encoded by the exons agagCCCTGctggagaagaagcagagaaaaaagcGCCTTGAGCCGCTCATGGTACAACCAAATCCAGAAGCCAGGCTACGTCGATCAAAGCCAAGAGGTAGCGAGGAGCAAACTCCTTTGGTGGAACCTCATACCCCACAGAACGAGGTCATCCTACATG GCATTGATGGTCCAGCTGCCTTcttgaagccagatgctcaagaTTTGGAAACCAAACTTCATGTTGTCTCAGTAGACTCTTCTGCTGTGGAAGAGGATACCGAAGGAAGTGTTGATGGAGAAGGCACTTTGGATACTGTGTCCAAGCCAGATCTCCAGGAGATTCTCCAAAAACATG GTATCTCAGGTAGTTTGAACTTTGATGAAGAGGAGACcgatggggaggaagaaggaaaaaaactatgTCATTCACCATATTCAGTGGCAGAGAGACCCAATTCTGCTTCTAGCCAGAAATCAACCACA GATACAGGAGCTTCTGGTTCTGCATCCCAACAAACTGATAACCAGCTGGGAGAAGTGGAGAATTTAGAGGACTTTGCATATAGTCCTGCCCCTCGGGGTATTACAGTAAAGTGTCGGATAACCAGGGATAAAAAAGGAATGGACAGGGGTCTCTTCCCCACTTACTATATGCACTTGGAAAAGGATGAAAATCGGAAG atatttcttCTTGCGGGTAGAAAGCGGAAAAAGAGCAAAACATCTAACTACCTTATTTCCACTGATCCAACAGATTTATCTCGTGAAGGGGAAAGTTATATTGGCAAGCTCAG ATCCAACCTCATGGGGACCAAGTTTACAGTTTATGACCATGGTGTCAGCCCAACCAAGGCCCAAGGCCTGGTAGAAAAGGCCTATGTCCGGCAGGAGTTGGCAGCCATCTGTTAC GAAACAAATGTACTTGGATTTAAAGGTCCTAGGAAAATGTCTGTGATCATTCCAGGGATGAATATGAATCACGAACGGATCCCATTTCAGCCACGAAAT GACCACGAGAGCTTGCTTTCCAAATGGCAAAACAAAACCATGGAGAACTTGATTGAACTGCACAACAAGGCCCCGGTCTGGAATGATGACACACAGTCCTATGTCCTGAACTTCCATGGCCGGGTCACTCAGGCATCTGTGAAGAACTTTCAGATAGTCCATGACAATGACC ctGACTACATAGTCATGCAGTTTGGACGTGTGGCAGACGATGTGTTCACCCTGGACTACAACTACCCGCTGTGTGCACTTCAGGCCTTTGCCATTGGCCTTTCTAGCTTTGACAGCAAGCTAGCCTGTGAATGA
- the TULP3 gene encoding tubby-related protein 3 isoform X9 — protein MSAFEDETMKLRQLKLDNQRALLEKKQRKKRLEPLMVQPNPEARLRRSKPRGSEEQTPLVEPHTPQNEVILHGIDGPAAFLKPDAQDLETKLHVVSVDSSAVEEDTEGSVDGEGTLDTVSKPDLQEILQKHGISGSLNFDEEETDGEEEGKKLCHSPYSVAERPNSASSQKSTTDTGASGSASQQTDNQLGEVENLEDFAYSPAPRGITVKCRITRDKKGMDRGLFPTYYMHLEKDENRKIFLLAGRKRKKSKTSNYLISTDPTDLSREGESYIGKLRSNLMGTKFTVYDHGVSPTKAQGLVEKAYVRQELAAICYETNVLGFKGPRKMSVIIPGMNMNHERIPFQPRNDHESLLSKWQNKTMENLIELHNKAPVWNDDTQSYVLNFHGRVTQASVKNFQIVHDNDPDYIVMQFGRVADDVFTLDYNYPLCALQAFAIGLSSFDSKLACE, from the exons agagCCCTGctggagaagaagcagagaaaaaagcGCCTTGAGCCGCTCATGGTACAACCAAATCCAGAAGCCAGGCTACGTCGATCAAAGCCAAGAGGTAGCGAGGAGCAAACTCCTTTGGTGGAACCTCATACCCCACAGAACGAGGTCATCCTACATG GCATTGATGGTCCAGCTGCCTTcttgaagccagatgctcaagaTTTGGAAACCAAACTTCATGTTGTCTCAGTAGACTCTTCTGCTGTGGAAGAGGATACCGAAGGAAGTGTTGATGGAGAAGGCACTTTGGATACTGTGTCCAAGCCAGATCTCCAGGAGATTCTCCAAAAACATG GTATCTCAGGTAGTTTGAACTTTGATGAAGAGGAGACcgatggggaggaagaaggaaaaaaactatgTCATTCACCATATTCAGTGGCAGAGAGACCCAATTCTGCTTCTAGCCAGAAATCAACCACA GATACAGGAGCTTCTGGTTCTGCATCCCAACAAACTGATAACCAGCTGGGAGAAGTGGAGAATTTAGAGGACTTTGCATATAGTCCTGCCCCTCGGGGTATTACAGTAAAGTGTCGGATAACCAGGGATAAAAAAGGAATGGACAGGGGTCTCTTCCCCACTTACTATATGCACTTGGAAAAGGATGAAAATCGGAAG atatttcttCTTGCGGGTAGAAAGCGGAAAAAGAGCAAAACATCTAACTACCTTATTTCCACTGATCCAACAGATTTATCTCGTGAAGGGGAAAGTTATATTGGCAAGCTCAG ATCCAACCTCATGGGGACCAAGTTTACAGTTTATGACCATGGTGTCAGCCCAACCAAGGCCCAAGGCCTGGTAGAAAAGGCCTATGTCCGGCAGGAGTTGGCAGCCATCTGTTAC GAAACAAATGTACTTGGATTTAAAGGTCCTAGGAAAATGTCTGTGATCATTCCAGGGATGAATATGAATCACGAACGGATCCCATTTCAGCCACGAAAT GACCACGAGAGCTTGCTTTCCAAATGGCAAAACAAAACCATGGAGAACTTGATTGAACTGCACAACAAGGCCCCGGTCTGGAATGATGACACACAGTCCTATGTCCTGAACTTCCATGGCCGGGTCACTCAGGCATCTGTGAAGAACTTTCAGATAGTCCATGACAATGACC ctGACTACATAGTCATGCAGTTTGGACGTGTGGCAGACGATGTGTTCACCCTGGACTACAACTACCCGCTGTGTGCACTTCAGGCCTTTGCCATTGGCCTTTCTAGCTTTGACAGCAAGCTAGCCTGTGAATGA
- the TULP3 gene encoding tubby-related protein 3 isoform X5 has translation MVQPNPEARLRRSKPRGSEEQTPLVEPHTPQNEVILHGIDGPAAFLKPDAQDLETKLHVVSVDSSAVEEDTEGSVDGEGTLDTVSKPDLQEILQKHGISGSLNFDEEETDGEEEGKKLCHSPYSVAERPNSASSQKSTTDTGASGSASQQTDNQLGEVENLEDFAYSPAPRGITVKCRITRDKKGMDRGLFPTYYMHLEKDENRKIFLLAGRKRKKSKTSNYLISTDPTDLSREGESYIGKLRSNLMGTKFTVYDHGVSPTKAQGLVEKAYVRQELAAICYETNVLGFKGPRKMSVIIPGMNMNHERIPFQPRNDHESLLSKWQNKTMENLIELHNKAPVWNDDTQSYVLNFHGRVTQASVKNFQIVHDNDPDYIVMQFGRVADDVFTLDYNYPLCALQAFAIGLSSFDSKLACE, from the exons ATGGTACAACCAAATCCAGAAGCCAGGCTACGTCGATCAAAGCCAAGAGGTAGCGAGGAGCAAACTCCTTTGGTGGAACCTCATACCCCACAGAACGAGGTCATCCTACATG GCATTGATGGTCCAGCTGCCTTcttgaagccagatgctcaagaTTTGGAAACCAAACTTCATGTTGTCTCAGTAGACTCTTCTGCTGTGGAAGAGGATACCGAAGGAAGTGTTGATGGAGAAGGCACTTTGGATACTGTGTCCAAGCCAGATCTCCAGGAGATTCTCCAAAAACATG GTATCTCAGGTAGTTTGAACTTTGATGAAGAGGAGACcgatggggaggaagaaggaaaaaaactatgTCATTCACCATATTCAGTGGCAGAGAGACCCAATTCTGCTTCTAGCCAGAAATCAACCACA GATACAGGAGCTTCTGGTTCTGCATCCCAACAAACTGATAACCAGCTGGGAGAAGTGGAGAATTTAGAGGACTTTGCATATAGTCCTGCCCCTCGGGGTATTACAGTAAAGTGTCGGATAACCAGGGATAAAAAAGGAATGGACAGGGGTCTCTTCCCCACTTACTATATGCACTTGGAAAAGGATGAAAATCGGAAG atatttcttCTTGCGGGTAGAAAGCGGAAAAAGAGCAAAACATCTAACTACCTTATTTCCACTGATCCAACAGATTTATCTCGTGAAGGGGAAAGTTATATTGGCAAGCTCAG ATCCAACCTCATGGGGACCAAGTTTACAGTTTATGACCATGGTGTCAGCCCAACCAAGGCCCAAGGCCTGGTAGAAAAGGCCTATGTCCGGCAGGAGTTGGCAGCCATCTGTTAC GAAACAAATGTACTTGGATTTAAAGGTCCTAGGAAAATGTCTGTGATCATTCCAGGGATGAATATGAATCACGAACGGATCCCATTTCAGCCACGAAAT GACCACGAGAGCTTGCTTTCCAAATGGCAAAACAAAACCATGGAGAACTTGATTGAACTGCACAACAAGGCCCCGGTCTGGAATGATGACACACAGTCCTATGTCCTGAACTTCCATGGCCGGGTCACTCAGGCATCTGTGAAGAACTTTCAGATAGTCCATGACAATGACC ctGACTACATAGTCATGCAGTTTGGACGTGTGGCAGACGATGTGTTCACCCTGGACTACAACTACCCGCTGTGTGCACTTCAGGCCTTTGCCATTGGCCTTTCTAGCTTTGACAGCAAGCTAGCCTGTGAATGA
- the TULP3 gene encoding tubby-related protein 3 isoform X3, protein MEASRCRLGPRGDSAFEDETMKLRQLKLDNQRALLEKKQRKKRLEPLMVQPNPEARLRRSKPRGIDGPAAFLKPDAQDLETKLHVVSVDSSAVEEDTEGSVDGEGTLDTVSKPDLQEILQKHGISGSLNFDEEETDGEEEGKKLCHSPYSVAERPNSASSQKSTTDTGASGSASQQTDNQLGEVENLEDFAYSPAPRGITVKCRITRDKKGMDRGLFPTYYMHLEKDENRKIFLLAGRKRKKSKTSNYLISTDPTDLSREGESYIGKLRSNLMGTKFTVYDHGVSPTKAQGLVEKAYVRQELAAICYETNVLGFKGPRKMSVIIPGMNMNHERIPFQPRNDHESLLSKWQNKTMENLIELHNKAPVWNDDTQSYVLNFHGRVTQASVKNFQIVHDNDPDYIVMQFGRVADDVFTLDYNYPLCALQAFAIGLSSFDSKLACE, encoded by the exons agagCCCTGctggagaagaagcagagaaaaaagcGCCTTGAGCCGCTCATGGTACAACCAAATCCAGAAGCCAGGCTACGTCGATCAAAGCCAAGAG GCATTGATGGTCCAGCTGCCTTcttgaagccagatgctcaagaTTTGGAAACCAAACTTCATGTTGTCTCAGTAGACTCTTCTGCTGTGGAAGAGGATACCGAAGGAAGTGTTGATGGAGAAGGCACTTTGGATACTGTGTCCAAGCCAGATCTCCAGGAGATTCTCCAAAAACATG GTATCTCAGGTAGTTTGAACTTTGATGAAGAGGAGACcgatggggaggaagaaggaaaaaaactatgTCATTCACCATATTCAGTGGCAGAGAGACCCAATTCTGCTTCTAGCCAGAAATCAACCACA GATACAGGAGCTTCTGGTTCTGCATCCCAACAAACTGATAACCAGCTGGGAGAAGTGGAGAATTTAGAGGACTTTGCATATAGTCCTGCCCCTCGGGGTATTACAGTAAAGTGTCGGATAACCAGGGATAAAAAAGGAATGGACAGGGGTCTCTTCCCCACTTACTATATGCACTTGGAAAAGGATGAAAATCGGAAG atatttcttCTTGCGGGTAGAAAGCGGAAAAAGAGCAAAACATCTAACTACCTTATTTCCACTGATCCAACAGATTTATCTCGTGAAGGGGAAAGTTATATTGGCAAGCTCAG ATCCAACCTCATGGGGACCAAGTTTACAGTTTATGACCATGGTGTCAGCCCAACCAAGGCCCAAGGCCTGGTAGAAAAGGCCTATGTCCGGCAGGAGTTGGCAGCCATCTGTTAC GAAACAAATGTACTTGGATTTAAAGGTCCTAGGAAAATGTCTGTGATCATTCCAGGGATGAATATGAATCACGAACGGATCCCATTTCAGCCACGAAAT GACCACGAGAGCTTGCTTTCCAAATGGCAAAACAAAACCATGGAGAACTTGATTGAACTGCACAACAAGGCCCCGGTCTGGAATGATGACACACAGTCCTATGTCCTGAACTTCCATGGCCGGGTCACTCAGGCATCTGTGAAGAACTTTCAGATAGTCCATGACAATGACC ctGACTACATAGTCATGCAGTTTGGACGTGTGGCAGACGATGTGTTCACCCTGGACTACAACTACCCGCTGTGTGCACTTCAGGCCTTTGCCATTGGCCTTTCTAGCTTTGACAGCAAGCTAGCCTGTGAATGA
- the TULP3 gene encoding tubby-related protein 3 isoform X4 — protein MRALLEKKQRKKRLEPLMVQPNPEARLRRSKPRGSEEQTPLVEPHTPQNEVILHGIDGPAAFLKPDAQDLETKLHVVSVDSSAVEEDTEGSVDGEGTLDTVSKPDLQEILQKHGISGSLNFDEEETDGEEEGKKLCHSPYSVAERPNSASSQKSTTDTGASGSASQQTDNQLGEVENLEDFAYSPAPRGITVKCRITRDKKGMDRGLFPTYYMHLEKDENRKIFLLAGRKRKKSKTSNYLISTDPTDLSREGESYIGKLRSNLMGTKFTVYDHGVSPTKAQGLVEKAYVRQELAAICYETNVLGFKGPRKMSVIIPGMNMNHERIPFQPRNDHESLLSKWQNKTMENLIELHNKAPVWNDDTQSYVLNFHGRVTQASVKNFQIVHDNDPDYIVMQFGRVADDVFTLDYNYPLCALQAFAIGLSSFDSKLACE, from the exons agagCCCTGctggagaagaagcagagaaaaaagcGCCTTGAGCCGCTCATGGTACAACCAAATCCAGAAGCCAGGCTACGTCGATCAAAGCCAAGAGGTAGCGAGGAGCAAACTCCTTTGGTGGAACCTCATACCCCACAGAACGAGGTCATCCTACATG GCATTGATGGTCCAGCTGCCTTcttgaagccagatgctcaagaTTTGGAAACCAAACTTCATGTTGTCTCAGTAGACTCTTCTGCTGTGGAAGAGGATACCGAAGGAAGTGTTGATGGAGAAGGCACTTTGGATACTGTGTCCAAGCCAGATCTCCAGGAGATTCTCCAAAAACATG GTATCTCAGGTAGTTTGAACTTTGATGAAGAGGAGACcgatggggaggaagaaggaaaaaaactatgTCATTCACCATATTCAGTGGCAGAGAGACCCAATTCTGCTTCTAGCCAGAAATCAACCACA GATACAGGAGCTTCTGGTTCTGCATCCCAACAAACTGATAACCAGCTGGGAGAAGTGGAGAATTTAGAGGACTTTGCATATAGTCCTGCCCCTCGGGGTATTACAGTAAAGTGTCGGATAACCAGGGATAAAAAAGGAATGGACAGGGGTCTCTTCCCCACTTACTATATGCACTTGGAAAAGGATGAAAATCGGAAG atatttcttCTTGCGGGTAGAAAGCGGAAAAAGAGCAAAACATCTAACTACCTTATTTCCACTGATCCAACAGATTTATCTCGTGAAGGGGAAAGTTATATTGGCAAGCTCAG ATCCAACCTCATGGGGACCAAGTTTACAGTTTATGACCATGGTGTCAGCCCAACCAAGGCCCAAGGCCTGGTAGAAAAGGCCTATGTCCGGCAGGAGTTGGCAGCCATCTGTTAC GAAACAAATGTACTTGGATTTAAAGGTCCTAGGAAAATGTCTGTGATCATTCCAGGGATGAATATGAATCACGAACGGATCCCATTTCAGCCACGAAAT GACCACGAGAGCTTGCTTTCCAAATGGCAAAACAAAACCATGGAGAACTTGATTGAACTGCACAACAAGGCCCCGGTCTGGAATGATGACACACAGTCCTATGTCCTGAACTTCCATGGCCGGGTCACTCAGGCATCTGTGAAGAACTTTCAGATAGTCCATGACAATGACC ctGACTACATAGTCATGCAGTTTGGACGTGTGGCAGACGATGTGTTCACCCTGGACTACAACTACCCGCTGTGTGCACTTCAGGCCTTTGCCATTGGCCTTTCTAGCTTTGACAGCAAGCTAGCCTGTGAATGA